The Mustela lutreola isolate mMusLut2 chromosome 3, mMusLut2.pri, whole genome shotgun sequence genome includes a region encoding these proteins:
- the NDUFB3 gene encoding NADH dehydrogenase [ubiquinone] 1 beta subcomplex subunit 3 produces MAHGHGHEHGHSKLELPDYRQWKIEGTPLETVQERLAARGLRDPWGRNEAWRYMGGFAHNVSFVGAILKGFKWGFAAFVVAVGAEYYLESQNKEKKHH; encoded by the exons ATGGCCCACGGACATGGGCATGAACATGGCCATAGTAAACTGGAACTTCCAGATTATAGACAATGGAAGATAGAAGGGACGCCATTAGAAACTGTCCAGGAGAGGCTGGCTGCACGAGGGCTAAGGGACCCATGGGGCCG caatGAAGCTTGGAGATACATGGGTGGCTTTGCACACAATGTTTCCTTTGTTGGTGCAATATTAAAAGGATTCAAATGGGGATTTGCAGCATTTGTGGTAGCTGTAGGGGCTGAATATTACCTGGAGTcccagaataaagaaaagaagcatcACTGA